aggacaaGGATTAACATCCACTCAGTGTACACCACGCACAATCATTAGTTCAGTATATTTaagcagaaataaagagatgtGGGATTCAGACAGAAGCCATGTATAAGAAATGAGTTCTGTATGATACTTAGAATAAAATCTCTCAGGTTAATAAAGGAGACAGAAAGGCAGGAGGCTTTACTCTTCCTCTGACAGATAAAACGGTGCTGTAGAGCAGCTTCACAGCTCTGACTCACCCTGGATGATGTCTTTCTGCACGGCTCTGCCTGTGCTCAGGCTCCGACTGCTGCAGCGGTTACTGGTTAATAAAGCGAGCGCTCGGTACCTGCGGCCATGGAGCAGGAGTTTATAGCAGCTGGACATCTCTGAGCCGAGCTGATCTCCGCCTGCGACGATCTTCAACTGACTCTCTGCACGCTGACGGGCTGCAGACGACGTGCTGACGTGCTGACGTGACTCCGCCCCTGAACGCGTACGTCACGACGCACCACGCCACGCTGCTCCCGGAAGTGAATTTCACAACTGATTTGATTTCAGCTAAAAACTTAGCTTTTAGTAGTAGACTCTTGAATTGCACATGGAAACCATTACCTGCAACTGACAGCGTTTGTAACGGCATTTTATGCTGTATTAGTTTCATTTCGCTGTCTCTTGCTCATCACTAAAAACTACATATCCCATGAGCACCCGCTCTCAGACCAGCCAGCGTAGCGTGTAGCAAATCAGTACGACATGGTGACcctaaaaaaattgttttaccCCCCAAAAAATGATTAAACCCGAAAGCTTTTTGATTATATAACAAGTCGTCGTCCAttttcattagctagctatagtTTGTACAGCTAAAGTGCCCGGATGAGATGGCGAGCTCTGATTGGTCCAGACGCCCCTCCTTCAGCTGTTTGCCAAAATGGACTCCAGGCCAATGCTGAGGaggatttaattatatttatttgcaaattCTAATCACGGAGATTAAATTTttataatgcaattttttataatgcatttactgcagatttgtttaacacatggttattaataaaatgtaataaatcaaCTGATGTACTCTAATCAGTGTAATATCAGTCATGTAAGAATCTCCCTTTCTTGTATCAATgctgttttgctttttatatACTTGCATATaagtcataaattaaaaaatatgtattaatatcAAGCCATTTCCAGGCCATGGATAGACAGCTAAATTACAGAAAGTGTGTCTCAAACACCACTTCAtctcatcacaccacaccaggttgattattttcctggaaCACCACGacatgcagtgttttattctttacataacaTGCACTGCTATAGAAGATTAGCGTATACGCCAAAAATGGATTGTACATGAGAAAATTCTCCTTGTCTGTACTGAACATTTGCTTTGGGCTCCTGATGGAAAGATGGTTGTGAGATCATATTCTAGCACCACAAAGCTGAAACCTCTAATCCTCagctattatttttaaaagcatcaatgaaatgaataaatgtttgcGAAGTGCATTCAGTGAAAACcgatgttagctagctatcttgAGCAATACTTTATTTCATAACATATAGCTCATTAGTAGCCCTTCATGACTGAACAGGTTGgtctttttaaaagttttaaaaattcaaaaattttaattgttcatTTACCTTTgaccataataataaaaaaaaagacatgtatCCCATTCACTCCATTTATTACCCCATTTTTAGACAAATCATTTGGTTGGTCACTGATTGCAGAAATACATACTGACGGTTTTCTGGACATTTTGAAGTCTCACTTcattccaaagaaaaaaaaactaacaccacgttataaatcataaaaaagacAATAGAATCTTTTCCTGCAATCACAACAGAAGTATAAAAAACATCCACACTGCTCTTCAGATCACaggggaaggtgttcagtgctgtgtgtttgtgtcgttgtgtgtgtgaattgtgaGTGTCTGGGCTTTACGTTCGCGAGAGGCCTCGGTTGTCCAGGTCTTTAACCTGTTAGACAGAAGGACAGGCTCATCAGCAGATCTTCATCTGACTTTACAGAGATGCGCTGAAGTGATGTTTAGAGGTTTACCTTGTATATCCTGACCAGCCAGTGCTCTGTGGTGTACGCCTCCTCGAGCACGTCCAGCTCGAAGTCCTTGTTGCCAATCTCAGCGTTACGGACGCGGTCGTAACCGGGAGGACGTTCTGCAAAGAGCATGTGTtagttagtgttagtgctctgAATTTAAAACCAGAATCAGTGGAGCAGCCTGGACAGAGACACTCACTGGCCTCGGTGTAGACCTGGCCGAAGCGGTAGTAGCACATCTTGTACATTAGGCAGTTGAGCAGAACCGGAGAACCTTCCCTGTCCACGCGGAACTCGCCGGTGGGAGTGTAGTAGTCGTGCTCCCGAATGTGCCGCCCCGTGTCTGTGCTGCCTCCGATACGCACCATCCACAAGAACTTATTTATGTCTGCAAGACGAgaaatgtaacattaaaaaaattaaagtgaaaatcaATTTCATGAAAAGATAAAATGGATTCCATaggtaaataatataaaataccaATATTTAATAGcaatatttaagaaataaaagtaaCCTCATAAAAGGCAACTAAAAGACAACTAATCTAGAAATAAATATCAATACaacaatatttcagaaaataaaagtgaaatctAACTTCATGAAAAGTTACTAAAAGTACACTGAACtctataagaaaataatctaaaaaaaagtaaaacctaaatacatgaaatatatttaaaaaataataaagtggcAACAGTTTAAATTAACTTTTAAAGTAACTTCATGACAAGATAGTAAAAGTAGACCAAATTCCAtaactaaatgaaataaaataacgttaaatacaaaaatctatagacaaaaagagagaaaatgggaaaaaattaataagataaaataaaacttttttttttaatgtgaaaagtaacttcATGAAAACTTCCTCAAAGTAGACCAAGATccattagaaaataatttaaaaaataaataaatacagaaataaaaaaagctgaatTTAAGAAGTGAAAGAAGTGAGttgaatttaatttcttttttaattaattaataaaatcaagTCAATAACCGTTTACTTGGACATTTCAGACTATAATCTCTAATTATTAGGATATGTATATTTGCTcttgtatttaattaaaaatagataaataaaaataaagtttcatttttattggtttattgaTTTATCCTCAGGAGAACGTACCATCTGATGAATATCCGGTCAGTCCTCCGAAGATCACCAACACGTAGCTGACGTCCAGCTCTCGCATGATCTCATAGGCCTTCTCCTCTGAGGAGGCCatcgcctacacacacacacacaaaatataaaacacacactattataTACACTAGTTCCAGCTTAAAACctgattataaataatgaaatccAGTGTAAAGGAGGCTGCACTCACCTGGCCGACTCGAGAGATGTGCGTGTTGTTCCAGGTGTTATTGTCGACCAGAATCGTCCGATTTGCCATGGCGGTTATCTGATAGCCGTAATCCCACCAGGACATGACCTTAGCATCCTGAAGGAGAAAAAGCATGtgtagaaacaggaagtgatggtGAATGAGCGAATGAAGCTCACacgaggaggaaaaaaaaaaaaagctttaacatTAGGACCAGTTGCTTTGACTCACTATTACTAACCATTGcacaataataaaactaatttaaaaataagtgaaaaacgTGAAAAGTGAGCTGTCACTGCAAAAAATTTAACCTAATGTCTACAGCATCTACTCCATCATTAACATGTGTGTAATTACTAGAGAATGAATTTGGACATTCTCCATTACTGAGCAGGAAATCTGTTTATTCCGAACTTAATGGAAGTCTAATGGCAGCTGTTGAGTTTTGTCAATAAACATTTAGACATATTTTTGTAGCATTTTCATGAATtttcaaatttaaatgtttGCAAAAGCTGAATTAAAACTCTGTAAAGACAGACTGATGATGTCCGTCTCATATCCGTCTGCACTTCCTGTGTAATGGCTGTTACACTTTAAATGTCTCCACTTAGACTTTTATTACAAGTGAGTTTGGAGTAAAGAGATTTCTTCCTCCGCACAGAGAAATGTGTTGAAGTTACTGTCAGTGGTGATCACACCTACACTACAGGTGAAAGGAGTATGGAGGATGTGTTTAAAGGAAGTGAATAACCGTGCACGGCTGACCTCGGGAGTGTTGTGTCTGAGCCAGTAATAAGCCTCTCTGAAATCGTCGAAGATGATGCGGCTGCCGTCTCCTCCGCGAGCCGAGAGCACGATGGAGGGAGAGGAATAGGCCTCGCTCGTCACCCACGTCGAGTGGAAGGTGTACGTGATCAGGAAGAAAGCCATGACCAGGATCATTCCGCTGGCAACCTGCAAAAAATACACAATCAGACAATCAGCGAGGTTTGTTTGAGCAGGAATAAAAGTAATGCAGGCTTTTGTTTACTGTTTGCTGTGGAACACGTAACTCCCGATTAACACTGAGGTCACACGTCGGCCATTTTGAAGACAAATCGCAAAAGAGATTTAAACGACGTTAAAAGGGACAATATTAGTCAGTTCCCTCCATCTATCTGTTCTTTTTGCAAGGAAATTCCAACTCTCTTAAATTTCTTACTCACTAGGgggtgaaaaatgaaaaatatattatcaCAATCTTTtctataaaacatgataaaaactCAAAACAGATTTGATTTGctgtcatttaatatttttagttaaaaaatttttgttaaaattatttagtactgaaaatgaagaaaaattaaaaactctGGTAAAGAATCCAATATTTTCTCCAATCAGAGTTTGCAATtgtaattataacattttataatattaaaattgttATCACGAGACCTGTgaagtgtatactgtataattcatGACAATGTCAATATTACTTCGCCTAGCAATTACTCGGTTTTCTCAGTTTCAATTAAATCGCAGGTGATCAAAAGGTCCAAAGACACCACCACCAGTTTGAAAAAGACAAGCGCTTTTAAGTTTTCACCTCATTCTTGATGGGATAGGTAGAGTCCTGCTGCTTCTTGGACTTCTTGTCTGGTCGGCTGACGTCCAGGTTCTTCATGTACGTGGTGAGAACCTGAGAAACGCCGATTCCTGACAGGATGCACATGACCGGAGCCAAAACCAGCATCAGACGCACCTACAGCGGGGAAAAATGGATCACAGCCCCAAATTACACAATGTACAAGCACTgcctaattttaaaaataaatctgtgctgagttttatttcttttgggGTATTGCAACCATTACTGCGTTAACATGCACTGTTCATGACTCTAAGTTTTGATTTGTTGCAtcataactaatttgcatattttattttcagtgagatTCACGGCTTAAATGTCTTTAAAGAACCTAAAGCATTTAGattttacttattaaaataCGTAATATTCAAATGCAATTCAATTTAGATACTAATGTGTCTATAATATTATACTGCATGAGTCAACACCCTGCGTCCGTACTGCATTAATCACAGAAGCTCAAACTTCTTAATTAAAGGAAATCACAATGAGATGTAAAGTCATCACTAATATTTCAGattatgtttgatttttttgccCACAGTAATGTTTTTAGTTGTTGAACAAATCTGTGTAAGGACTAATTTATTCCatgcaaaaataatttattaagttAAATCACAAATGGCTTCATATTCACTACATACGCTCACTACAGAGGGTATAACATAATGCCTATGCCATAAAGCCTACGTAGTGCACTGTATGGCAAATAGGGCAGTGTTTGAAATACAGCCACATAAAAAGACAGgaattgcttaaaaaaaagatcaaaaaaaattttgaaaccATTTTCAATACTATGTTAGATAAATAAAAGTAGAATGCAGGATTTTAAAAGCTTCAGATGTGAGAATCTGTAAATTAGAAAAACAAATTTCAACAGTTACACCAAACTGCTTAAACGTATAGATTCtgacagtattttttttttttctttttaaaggtaCATATACATGCCGCTTACCATCACAGCTGAGAAGTACATGCTGGTCACGCCGTACATGATGATGAAAATTCTGGCGTCTGACAGGTTGTTGAAGCAGTAATACAGACCCactggagaaaataaaaataaataaaacatgtaggATTTATGTTTCTgagtttcaaagaaaaaaaaacaaaatagaattGAAAAAGTAGGTTACTTTACCCGGGAACATGAAGACCAGCAACTGCAGGTCAAAATAATACGAGGACCAGGTGGTGGGCTGGTGCTCGGACACGGAGGCGATGATGGGGATGTTGTTCTTGGCGTAGGACGGGTCCAGGAGAGAGTAGAAACGGCCGGTCCATGGGGAAATCTTCCCTGATCACAACAGAGAGTCACATGATCATCATAGGGTGACCAgagtgctattttttttatggCTCGAACCTCAAAGTGACAACTTGATTTACAAAAGAGGTTGTTGTTAATTTACATTTcaaattaatattacaaaatactGACATGCTGCggaaaaaatggacaaatttctccatccatctaacTGTAGTTCCTCAACAGCATCAAGTGACTCAAAATTCAAGaaaatgaatgtgaaaataCGCAGAAACGTTCGCTGAACACGGATGTACAAGCTGAGAAGAAACCAAAATGCCAAGGCTCAGGAACAGAAAATATATAACGTCCATTTAGGATTGTCTGTCTGAAATGTTTGGGAACCCCTGACGAGAACTCTGTAGACCTTCAGACGTAACTGTGATGTGCGGTAGGAATGCTAATGTACAGAGTAGTGTGTAGAATAAAGGTCTAGAAAAGAGCGAGAAACTTGTTTAATGTCAGCTGATGTGGTGATAATCATTCACAAATGAAACAGAGCCTTGACAAGCTTTACTGTCGTGTGTCTATGTTTCTCTGACTACATTAAAGTTATTACCGTAATGGCAGTGAAATGTGGAAAAGGTCACAAACCCAAGCAAAATAAAGATGCGGTCCGAGGAATTCAAGTTTTCACTAGATAAGTAGCTTGCTGTACTTTGGGGTGAAATTATGTTAACTAAAGCATGAGAGTGAGCAGCACAGTGGAGGTTACAGTACAGAAAATACAGCGCTGTCAATCATCTCTTACATCCTAACCTTGTTTTCCAACCCCATAACCACGGTGTCTCCAGGTTATTAAAAagtgctttaataataaaactacatCTATCTTTATTGTTATCCAAGAAGCTGTTACAGCAACCGAGTAATAAaccaaattaaatgaaaacttGACTGACACACTTAACATTTACTTCCTGCCTGTCATCAACCTGTGCTACAATCTTaaacaaacacttttttcaTTAAGATAAGAGCTCTCAGACTGAgctggtgtgtgggtgtgtgtgtgtgtgtgtgtgtgtgtgtgagtgagcacaGGGTGTGTCGTGTCAGCATACCGGTCAGCATGAGCACGGCTCCGACGGAGAGAAGCACGAAGCCGACCAGGGAAATGACGCTCTTGAAGAGGATCTCGAACTGCTGGGCGTTGAGTTTGCTGCGCAGGTAATCCACGAAGGCGTGAATCTGACACAGGCCGAACACGCCGAAGGCAGCCATGTGCTCGGAGGATTGCACgggctttaaaaaaacaagcgTGACTGCATTAAAATACTGTTTAGAGCAGTTAAATATCTCCAAAGAGCTTAACCCTAGGTTCACACTACGTGATTTCAGTGACAGCCTGACAAACGGCATTAGGTGTGACGTAGATACAAGTAACATAACAAATCCAAACTATTGACTCGAACGATTCCTCGAACCAATCCTGTGGCAAGTGTGGTCCGacttttcttcagtttcctGCTCACTACCTGCAATTAGTCCCATTTACAGTGTGAGgcacaaaaaaaagatgaaaaaccTATAAACTTATTTTCATCTtgtcatatacgacctctcgTTAACTgcatatgaagaaaaataaagctggaaggaagtagcagagattgttggtgccTCTGATGAGCATATGTAGCCAAAAACATTTAGACAACGAAGCTAGCACACAACAAATCAATCAAACGAGATTTTCACACTCATTAGTGCGTTAGGTAATTAGTGTTTAACTGCTTAGCTGCGTATACATTTTGGCTATGATGGAACAAAGAGgtgctggacaggccacgcaaACAAACGACAGTATTCGCACTCGCTACATGCTACAAACAAGCAACTTGTTGCTAGCTAGTGTGACGTGACAACTGTGCagtctgtcatttttaaaaactgtatattCCATATTCATatccccttttcttttttttttttaattagctccgcccactgcaGGAAAACAAAGCTTGTTGGTGAGCTTGTCACTGACCGTATGAGGCTGtaaacattaattatttaaaaacatatccagattctatagacagattttttttaattattacttaaAAATGTCTTGTAATATAactttggactttttttttaaatatccattATTTTGAAAAGTAAATGAACTGCCCATGTGTATGAATACTGTGCAAAGattagtttatataaaaaaataaatatcaataaaaaaaaaagtgagagggATCATTAGATCATCAtatcaaaagagagagagagatcataaTATggggcagagaaaaaaaatatatttgtttacaaAATCTATGATGTTTAAAACTCTCGCATTGCAAATGCAGCTGATTTGGGAGGAATAATTAACTATCTATACTggaaaactattttttttagaagcGTTTTAGAGTCTATCTGGATATAAGGATAatgatttatgttttattaatgtgatCTGGAGGTGttttacatcttatattttcctaaaaacagtgtaaacactTTGCATGAAAGAGTTCATTATGAACCAATCAAGAATTGTTAATCTGTTTTTTCCCTCGCCCACATATTCACCCATGAACAGAGGTGGAGATTAGTGGTGGAGCTCAGCTCTAAGTAATGCGACGTAAGAACCATCCGGACAGCGCAGAACCGTAACACGACATGTGCGTGATTTGTCTACCTGGAATCCCACGAAGGAGATCTGCATGGACAGGATGGTGCCCAGGCAGTACACGGTGCAGTAAGCCACGTAGATGCGGTGAGAGAATCGTCCGGTGAGCATCAGCACCAGTACGTGCAGAGGGATCAGGTTGATGAGGAACACGTAGCCTCCCCACGAGGACACCTGCAGACGTtgatattaagaaaaaaagcatctcaggctTTA
This is a stretch of genomic DNA from Pangasianodon hypophthalmus isolate fPanHyp1 chromosome 17, fPanHyp1.pri, whole genome shotgun sequence. It encodes these proteins:
- the stt3a gene encoding dolichyl-diphosphooligosaccharide--protein glycosyltransferase subunit STT3A — translated: MTKMGFLRLSYEKQDTLLKLLILSMAAVLSFSTRLFSVLRFESVIHEFDPYFNYRTTRFLAEEGFYKFHNWFDDRAWYPLGRIIGGTIYPGLMVTSAALYHMLHFFHITIDIRNVCVFLAPLFSSFTAIVTYHFTKELKDAGAGLLAAAMIAVVPGYISRSVAGSYDNEGIAIFCMLLTYYMWIKAVKTGSIYWSSICALAYFYMVSSWGGYVFLINLIPLHVLVLMLTGRFSHRIYVAYCTVYCLGTILSMQISFVGFQPVQSSEHMAAFGVFGLCQIHAFVDYLRSKLNAQQFEILFKSVISLVGFVLLSVGAVLMLTGKISPWTGRFYSLLDPSYAKNNIPIIASVSEHQPTTWSSYYFDLQLLVFMFPVGLYYCFNNLSDARIFIIMYGVTSMYFSAVMVRLMLVLAPVMCILSGIGVSQVLTTYMKNLDVSRPDKKSKKQQDSTYPIKNEVASGMILVMAFFLITYTFHSTWVTSEAYSSPSIVLSARGGDGSRIIFDDFREAYYWLRHNTPEDAKVMSWWDYGYQITAMANRTILVDNNTWNNTHISRVGQAMASSEEKAYEIMRELDVSYVLVIFGGLTGYSSDDINKFLWMVRIGGSTDTGRHIREHDYYTPTGEFRVDREGSPVLLNCLMYKMCYYRFGQVYTEAKRPPGYDRVRNAEIGNKDFELDVLEEAYTTEHWLVRIYKVKDLDNRGLSRT